A portion of the Nitrosopumilus sp. genome contains these proteins:
- a CDS encoding aminotransferase class I/II-fold pyridoxal phosphate-dependent enzyme encodes MDDITLQMIGLLKTRTDIAKEIGQVKKNIGKGVTDELRESNLREKVITLCKNIGLDETIATKFLNFLLNESVKVQSSDKQTHLSIFLKAKLLEEQGKKIIHMEVGEPDFPPPPIVKIALEEVFNKGFLKYGSSKGMPVFREALSNHIYKKFNVKVTQDNIIVSPGARFSVFTAITTLLNPGDEMIVIEPAWPAYKDCALNSGVKVRTINTTLEDKWEPSVEQIKNLINSNTKMIVLNYPNNPTGKILNETVQDTIVELARKNDLYILSDEIYSEYSTNSWKSILNYNYEKSIVTRSFSKSHAMTGFRVGYAIANSKIIEKMAKLEALCLTNVSEPIQYIAMKALDADISNNSNTVKNRLDVLVQKAKEIGLDFMIPDGGLYLFARVNQEEFDGVRFANSALERGLAVAPGDGFGNYKNFIRISACQDEKILIEGMNTLSNIMSESK; translated from the coding sequence ATGGATGATATAACGCTTCAAATGATAGGATTACTAAAAACTAGAACTGATATTGCAAAAGAAATAGGACAAGTCAAAAAGAATATCGGCAAGGGAGTGACAGATGAATTACGAGAAAGTAATTTACGTGAAAAGGTAATAACATTATGTAAAAACATAGGATTAGATGAAACAATTGCTACAAAATTTCTTAATTTTCTGTTAAATGAATCTGTGAAGGTACAGTCATCAGATAAGCAGACACATCTATCTATTTTCTTAAAAGCAAAATTACTTGAAGAACAAGGTAAAAAAATTATTCATATGGAAGTAGGGGAACCAGATTTTCCACCGCCACCAATTGTAAAGATTGCATTAGAAGAAGTTTTCAACAAAGGATTTCTAAAGTATGGCTCATCAAAAGGAATGCCTGTATTTAGAGAAGCATTATCAAACCATATTTATAAGAAATTCAATGTAAAAGTCACACAAGACAACATTATCGTTAGTCCTGGAGCACGATTCTCAGTTTTTACTGCAATTACAACCCTTCTTAATCCTGGAGATGAAATGATTGTAATTGAACCTGCATGGCCAGCTTACAAAGACTGTGCATTAAATTCAGGAGTTAAAGTAAGAACAATCAATACAACTTTGGAAGACAAGTGGGAACCATCAGTGGAACAAATCAAAAATTTAATCAATTCAAATACAAAAATGATTGTATTGAATTATCCAAATAATCCTACAGGTAAAATTCTAAATGAAACAGTTCAAGACACCATAGTAGAATTAGCTAGAAAAAATGATCTTTACATATTGAGTGATGAGATTTATTCAGAATATTCAACAAATAGTTGGAAAAGTATCCTAAATTATAATTATGAGAAAAGTATAGTCACACGTTCATTCTCAAAATCTCATGCCATGACAGGATTTAGAGTAGGATATGCCATTGCAAATTCAAAAATCATTGAAAAAATGGCAAAATTAGAGGCTTTGTGCCTAACAAATGTCTCAGAACCTATACAATACATTGCTATGAAAGCTCTAGATGCAGACATATCCAACAATTCTAATACTGTGAAAAACAGACTTGATGTATTGGTACAAAAAGCAAAAGAAATAGGACTAGACTTTATGATCCCAGATGGAGGGTTGTATCTTTTTGCAAGAGTTAATCAAGAAGAATTTGATGGAGTCCGATTTGCTAACAGTGCCTTAGAAAGGGGACTGGCAGTGGCACCTGGAGATGGATTTGGAAATTATAAAAATTTCATAAGAATATCTGCATGTCAAGACGAAAAAATACTAATTGAGGGAATGAATACACTAAGTAATATCATGAGTGAAAGTAAATGA